The sequence below is a genomic window from Bos javanicus breed banteng chromosome 5, ARS-OSU_banteng_1.0, whole genome shotgun sequence.
TCCTCTCAAAATTTACAACCCGGCCATTGCAGCCCCCAGTGCACCCCATGCTGAATCACACTCTATGCATTTTCTGATACTAATCTCGACCTGAAAAGGCCCATTCCCAGCACTGCCCATCTTAACCTCTGACTCGATCTTTGAGATCTCACCTTTGCTCACATACCACTTCCTACACACTTTTCCCTGAATCAGGGCACAGGGCTCTCTCTCGTCCCATGGCCCTGCATTTCTGTGGTGACTGAATAGCAGTAAGTGCCTTATCCATCTTTACCCCCAGCATGGAGCCTGTTACCTGGTGCCAGGTGGACGCCCCGTCTGACTCCCTGCCTGGTCAGGAGACTGTCTCCTCTCCCAACAGACACCTTTCCACTTTTGACGTCCATCAAGACTTTCCCCACTCTAAATCAGCCTGCAGACCTGTTAGGCCTGGAATGAGTAGCTACAtcatctcttaaaattttaacttgtgACTGGTGGGCAGGTTGGGAGACTAAAACGGAGCTCACTGCCCTGCTCTGGTTACAAAGATTGGGGTTGGGTGGCAGGGGGGACTATTCCCTGAAGCCCCTCCTATTTCCTGCTCCACCGCAGCTGGAGCCTCAGCCAGCAGTCAGACTAACAGGAAGCTGTTGAGCAGAGGGCAAGCGAGCCAAAATGGAGCAACTGGAATGCAAATTTTGGCTTTTAATGGCATACATAAACACTATGAAAACaaggatttttattttcactgattTCTAGCATCAAGAACAGAGCCTGGCCCAGTTGGGCAACCATGAATACTTGCATAATGAGTGGGTTGTGATGCTTTTTCCATtacatgctgtgcttagttgcgtCGGACTCtggaacaccatggactgcagtctgccaggctcctgtccatggggattctccaggcaagaatactggagtgggttgccatgccctgctccaggggcgcttcccaacccagggatcgaatccaggtctcccgcattgcaggtggattcttcaccatctgagcctcaAACTTCAAAGCTTGGCTGTATTCCGGAATCAGATATACATGCTGCTGCCATGAGCTCCCTGCAATAAAGGCCTGGGTTGTGTATGGAACACAGAATACTCCCAACACCTGTGGCAAGCTGGGTCTACAAGAATGGGAGGCCTAAGTGGGGTTTCTTTGTTTCTATTGATACCTAGAGCAGAAACTTAATCCTGTCCCACTCCCAGCCCCAAGAACAAGAAGTCAACAGCACCTCAAACTCAGCTGTAGCCTTgaattccacacacacacaccagaaaaggttaaggaattttattttttacaaattaagACTATGTAGATTTCATATATTTCTGAATCAAAAACACCTTTGTCTTCACAGTATGAGTTAGAGAATGCAGCCTGAGCTGAAAACCAAGGAACTAGAAAAGAAAGTGATAACTACAGTGATTACTGTATTAAAAACCTGTTAggcattttctttaaaagtagTTTTTTATATCTTGTCATTCTTGGCActgtttctaaaagaaaaactCCTTTAATCCCAAGCAAAAAAGCACAAGAGGTGGAGTTCGGCTTCAGATGTAACTCAGATTCTCAGGCCTAGCAGAGAATCAACAAATTTATGGAGAGTTGCTAGTGGGGGGTTGATAGGAAGGAAATTCCTTCTGGTAAACTGTCAAGTGACAGGCTGGGGACAGCAGCTCAATCAGAGCAGCATCCTCTGCAGAAGCAAGCCATTCTTCCGGGTGGCATGCCACTCAAGGAACCACACGGCCTGCCAACACAACTGTCTCATAGGGTACGGTGATGTGGTACGCTGCGAACCAGCAGCCACTGGGTCAAACTGTATACTGGTTGTGAACAAGGAAAGCCAAAAATGGTGTCCTACGAGCAATGAGTTTTCAATGGCTCCAGCCCTTCTTAGGCTGAAGCTCTGTGAACAGCCAAAGCCACCACCATTCCCAAGGTTGCCTGCCCTTCCGGGCCAGCTGACTGTGGCAGCTCACGGGGAGCAGCTGGTGATCCCCATTAGTACTACCCCCTACACCTGCAAACAGAAAGTTGCAGGAAATCAGGGGTTTGGTCGCGCGGCCCCTGCCTAAAGGCAGCTACAGActtctagaaatcagtgaacagACCAAAACCTAAAAGTGCACCTGTAAAACGGACATTTATCGACTGCCCCAAATCTCTGGCCTGATACTACTTATTAGTGCTCAGGTGGGATAAGACAAAAATGCACCTAAGGACTGTTCTGAATGCTGCCTCCTGAGTCATCACAGCCGGTTCCCCTGGTCTAAACAAAGATGCAGTTAGTGGAGATTTTGCTCTCTCCTGCCTCAAGCGGGTCCTTATCTGGGTTTGTCTGGCAGGATTAGTTACAATCACCCTAGAGGCACAACCATGCCCCTTCCTTATCCTTCCTCTCCTGGGATCCTTATTCATAGTCACCTAATAGAGGCCACTCAGTAATTAAGAtagtgatcaaaaaaaaaaaaaaacactgggacAGTTTGGGAATTTTCCATATCTTGCCATACATAATCAGCCTTTCATAAATGCCTGACAAGAATTTCCCTTTGTACTGAAATCCTCCCATCCCCATGGAAGGAAAGCAGGCAGATTCCCTGAGGATCAGATAAGGGACTGGGAAGGGAACACACACAAATCCACATTCCTTTTGTGATAGCAAGGCAGAAAGGTGTGTTTGCCAGACCAGCGGAGACTTTAAGCAGCTCAGAGGAAGCTCAGCATCCACCAGAAGGGGCTTTTTCCTTGTAGGGGCTGACAGCTCAGATACAATGAGCCCAAGTAACAATGGGACCAGAAGTCTTTCCAGTGGAAAACACACTTCCTAGTCCCACAGGAACTGTGCACAAACCAAACAACGCTGAGGAAGGAAGGGCCGAGGCGTCTTTACCAAACAGTCCAGGTCCTCTTGGTGAAGCTCGGCCGGAGAGCGGACTCTTGGAGCTTGCCTCTGCTGCAGACCCCGCTCCTTCTCACGGTGGGCTGGCTGCTTGAGGAGAGGAAGGGGCTAAGGGTGGGGGCTGACAGAAAACGAAAGCAGGGAAAAACCCCAGGAATACGAAGCCAAACTCCAAACTATATTCTGCTAATCAGATTTTTGgatcaaaaaattcaaaatagagaAAACCACAAAGTACAAAAGCTTTTCTGATGCTTTTCATTATCACAGAACACGCCACCTGTAATGTGTGCAAAGAGGAAATGAGGGGCGGAGGGAGAGGAAGTCAAATTGGGGAAGGCTGGATGGCTgcttcacttcttcttcttcttatcctagaaatggaggaaaatgaCCCAATTAACTTCTGGTGTTGACAGTTAAGCTAAAACTCTTGAGTGAGCCACCAGCTGACTGCCTTTGATTAGGTACTGTAAGACGGAAGGAGAGAGGCTACTTTGGTGTAGGAGGAGCTAAAGCTTAACCGTCTTCCACTGGCAGTCCCCCAAATTGCCAGACTCGACAAGAAAAAAGTCTACGCTCTCGCTCCCGCTTCTAACCGGCGTGAAGCTAGGTGCGTTGCCTGACCACTCCTGGTACTCACAACCGTGACAGCTCAGATACCCACCACCAAAAGCTGCAGACTGgcagtctatcctaaaagaacTAAATGAGAGGCCAAGACCAACTTTCCATTAGGCCTGAGACGGAAACATAAATCCTGGGCGTAAGCCAACATGCAAAATAATCCAGTCCAGCCAAACTCTTCACTGCACGGGGGTGGAAGCCCAGTGTATAATTACATGAAAGAAAGGCAAGTAGTTTGGACCGAAACTGGGAGGCTGGCTTCGTGCTCAGCCCATTCGTGGCACAGCCGAGACAGGGGCCACAAATCCTATCCAGTCGCCAGCACCCACCACTGCTGCACTGTCCCTTGTTCCATTTTAAGTTCCGTGAAGAAAGGCTATGCTTTCAGCTGTTCCCCTACTACTGGAGTGGACAATGCTTGCTCCTCACTAACCCTACCTAGCATACctcacttgggaaaaaaaaattagaccaaCAAATGGATACAACTGGCCTATTtctgaaataaagataaaaaaagcTGGCTGTCATTTTATCCAAATCCTCTAGGATCTCTTTTTGAGTCAAAGCTATCTTTACAGCCTTTAAATTCTTCATATATACTAATTGTTTCTTGCTGCCACTGAAGCCCTTTTCCTTCTGATACTAATCTTGGGGagacattttctaaaaaaaaaacagaattgtcTTTACTTGTTCCTTTTTATCCAACAGCTAATGACTTCTAGTTTAACTCATATACAGTGGCCTGCCTTACAAGTACCCTGGGCCCACACACAGTGTGAGCAAGCTCTCAGGTTTGAAGGACACACAGATGCTGAGCTCAGGAGCCCGTCTTTCCTCTTCAGGTGGTGCTAACCTTCTCATTCATAGCCAGGATCATCATGAGCTTTCTGAAGAGAGTTACGAAATCCAAGAAGAGGTCAACGCAGTGCCTGAAAGAGAACCACCAGGTTATAAACTGCACTTTCCATGTGTCTTTATCCACAAGCCCACAGAGGTACAGGGCATAAAAACCTCACCCCAATCCCAAGAGTCAACCTCACCAGCACCCTACCACCAACGAAGTACCCTATTGTCTCAGACCCTCTTTGACTCCATGAAGCCATGAagcacagaaagaagaaaatttagacTGTTACATTCCTCTCCCTCTCGTCTGCCTAGAGGTAACCACTATTCAAAGGATAAGATAATTAACTATCTATCAATAgtccaacttttaaaaatctgatgtCTTTCAGGAACTGAGAAAGACAATGCTTTCTAATGGATAGTTCCAGAACCCTggatattccatcatgtataccCCTGGTAGGCTGGCCACGTAAGTCAGCCAGTGCCACCTGGTCCACTCTTATTCCTACCAATGTGCAAAGAAAGGTGAGTCAGACAAAAGATCATCCCAGAGATTCAGGAAAGAGCCGCTGAAGAGTAGCCTCCTCCTCCATACTTATTAAAGACCATTTTCACACTCACCAGATATAATCTTTATCTCCATTTTCAGCCTTTTCAATAATGAGTTGAGTATCAAAAAGGACAAAGCCACACATGACCACCAGCCCCATATACAGGTTTGCCTGGCAAAAGAAGAATGAGATGTTACCATGTGGTAGACATTGTAGAGAAGAACAGTCATACCTCTCTCTGGTCCTTGGTCACTTCAAAGTACATCAAACACTAACCCTACAGACATAAACATTCACGAAAATTGAAGCCCACAATGAAGACCATATTACCTTCCCAAGCACAATTCTGCACTTATTTTTTTTAGGTCACTGAAAGAGCTTTGATCATTTTAACAAGAAGCCACTGCTggactggttttagaaaaatgaCTTCTGAGCAAACCATCATCTCCACTGCAATGCCCAACCCCTGTTCAGTCTGTACTTTAACCTGGAGCAGAAGGCTCCACTCTGAAAGGGTGAGTGGGGAGGCTTCAAGAGCACTGCCCATGAAGATAAAGAGTTTTGGAGGATTCCTAGCCTACCCTGGTTTTAGGAGATtaaacaaggaaaagaaacacaaggTAAATGGGGACTGGAAAGTTATATGCAAATCTCACCTGGAAAAGCCAAACAGATCCGAAGAAAAGGTTCCCCAGGGAAGACAAGAGCATGAGGCTCATGGCCGACATCAAGATACCTAGAAGGGAAGACAAAAACCACCTTGAGAAAAGCTAACACAAAGTTCAGCAATCTCATTAAAGCCATTCTTTactttttcccccaaaacagAGGCTTTCATTCTCAACCCAACAGTTACAAGTTGGAGGGAGAGAAAGGGTCCCAGGGAGAATTTTGGCTAAAGCAGAGATCCTCTCCCTGTTTTCCAGCTCATACATACCTCCTAGAAAGAGGTAGCTACGGCGCCTGGCATAGAGTGCACTCAGGGTGAAGCAGGTGAAGATCATTGCTGTGCCCATGAAGGCAGTGGGAAGGATGCTGTTAAAGGAAAAGGCCGTTATATCAAGGGCTACAGGTATATAACCTTTGTTTAGAAGGTATCTTCATTAAGGTAGAAAGACCTAAGACACTACTAACATAGTTACCTGGGGTTGATGGCAATGCACAAGTCCAGAGCAGGGCCCAGGCCAACTCCTAGAAAACAAAAAGCCCCAGAACATAAAATAAACACCAATTCTTGAAGGATTAATCAATAGCATGGGCATGCCTACAGTCCTAGAAAACAAAACATGTGGACTAAGATAATTCAgtctccctcccttccatcctcAACTGTTTTCCAGAGAACATATACTTGACTAAATTATTTATGGACAGAGCTGCAAAACCAAGTCCTTGGTTGAAAATCATGGATGACACAGAAGGAACAGAGATTAGGAGAAATGAAGCAGGGAGTTCAAACATTGTCAAGCTAAACTGTAAGGCTGAAAAATTCTGAAGAGCAGTGATGTGAGACTGTAATGTGGGCCAGATCAGGAATCAGAATAGAAGAAAAGGATAAAGAGCAAAGTGGTGAAAAGTGGCCAACAACCTGTAGTCATGCAGACTGACTCCCTGTGTAGCAGAAAAGGCCAGACCGGTTCTGCAGGTGGACACTTGCCAACAGGAGGGAAACCTGTCCCAGCTCCAAACACTTCCTCTACTCTGGCCATGCCCTCTCCTTCTGCTCATCCCACCTCTTAACActttcaaaaaccagcttttCCTGATCTAAAAATCTAATCTCTAAATCCCTTCCTTTCTACAATTTCTTCAACACTGTACAGATTAGACGCACTCAGAACAAGTTGTATTAACTCAAATGTTGCTCTGTGAGTATTTTTATTATGTAGGCTTGAACTGTTTTCCTTAATGATTATTCTAGAAGAGCTGTGCTTGTACTTCTTTTCTTGAGAATCAGCAAAGTGCCCTGTAGGATGAATCTCGATGTATGGCTTTAATGAACTGTCTGCAAGATTCAGAACAGATGCTCCTACGAAAGTTGCCAGCGTTGAGTCCTTAATTCATTAAATCAGATTCTCAGGCCGCTGTTTAGTCCCATGTCCACTGTTAACAAGTCATGCTACCTAAGCTCTTAAACTTCATTCATTCAAGCACATGAATGCTTATTTTTGGGTACAAAAGTAGAAGTCATAGTCACGAGTCACAAACAGCTTACCCTCTGGATGGGGGAGCAAGATGCACTTATATGAAATAAGAAAGGAATACAAGGCACACTCAAATACAAGACAGGATAATACAGTGTGCCAATTGGGATGCATcagaatatatacatatcttgGGCCTTGGTTTAAAGAGATACTAAAATACAGTGTCGCTCCCTCAAAAATCAGAGCCATCCCAAACATACCTGTAAGGAAAGCAAATCCAGCCAGAAGTCCCAGTCTTTTTTGCTCAGTTTCATGGCTGTGAGGTGTTGCCATCAGCCAAATCATCAACCCCAAAGAGCCCAAGGCAGAGAGCAGGCCAGCCTGTCAGATCCAGAATCAATAATTAAATACTTGAAACTATCAAATTTATCTTACAGGAGACTTTATTGGATTAAAATATTCACCTGAACTTCCTAGTATTTGATCTTAACCTGGAGGCAGTGGAAAAGGcagtgaaggcagaggagaaaaaccAAAAGCCTTGTGGAACAGGCTTAGAACCATGACAGATGCTGGAGGCAGTCCATCCACTAGAACTACCCAAGTCAAATTATGAGTCTTgcccaagaaacagaaaagatgaaTCAAAATTGACAGGTGCTTAAAGAACATTTCAATCTGCAGAATTAAGTAGGAATGACCTCTTTTTGATCcctttaaaacatacacacacaaatacacatagaGAGAGAGAACTGAATGACCGTGTACTCATGTACCCCAAAACTCAGGTTTAAATCCCAATCCCCAAtgtaatggtatttggaggtggagtCTTCAGAAAGTGATTAGGTCACAAGTGTGGAGCTTTTTTGAAGGGAGATTAATGATCTTATAAAAGATTCCAGAGAGCTCCTCTGCCCCTTCTACTATGTGGGGACACAGAAGGTGGCCACTTACACAGGAAGCAAGCCCTCACCACACAACAAATCTGCCAGTGCTTTGATCATGAAATTCCCAAACTGTGAGAGATGTTTCTTGTTTAAACCACCCAAtttatggtattctgttatagcagtGTGAATGAACTGAGACAGAGTAACAACCAAAATGTTAAAGAGTTATTTTAGGGTGATGGGATTACAGGgttttatatttccttctttaacgaatctgttttctaaattctgtatgGTGAATATGtattagtttaagaaaaaaaaatttaaagcaaatggGAAAAGTAACAGGcaatagagacagaaaaaaataattaaagatgtATGCAGACACCGAAgttccttccttcttttaaagGTAGAGTCGATCCTCAGTGTTCACAGTAGTTATGTTCTGCACAGTCACTGTGAGCAATGAATCAGTGATACCCAACAAATGCTCCTGGAGGAAATGAAGGTGTAATTCTTTCGAGCGTCTTGTCAACATTTTTATCAACTGgcctaaataaaatacaaaacctTACTGAATGTGTGTTTTCTGGTTAAAGACACTTGGGTATGTAGTACTGACTCTTTAACACAACTCGTGCTCAGCAGCACTGTAATTCATGCCTGAACAAAGTTTATCTAACACACGTATTTTCTCTAGAAGGCACAACACAGTATTGCATTGAGCAATACCAGACATTTGAGCGTTATGCTTGGGGCCATTTTAAACATcaaaatcaccaacaaaaatgataaaaatgcaaaaaatgtgGCACTAAATAGACTATGAAAAGGACACTTGTTGACAGTATGAGAGTTTGAAAGAAGGCAGTATTGCTTTGCTCAATCTCAGCTAGAACATGGTGCAGCGGACAACTCAAATTTTTTGCCACTCTGTGTATGGCTGCAAAAGTCCACAAAAGCACCACAAAGGCTGATTTTAGAGTTACAAATGAATCTTGGCAAGTAGGTGAATTCACAAATATGGAATCCACAAATAATGAGGATGACTGTGTCTCACTTAAAAAAGCCAACACGACCAGAAACCAAAAGGGCCACTGTTGCCTAAAAGGTACAATGTTTTGGTCTAAACTCGAAGGATCAAAGCTCTATCTTTGAGTGTCCAAAGTAATTTTTCACACAGCTTCTGCCAGATGCCTGAGCACTGGGGTGTCTGAGCATGCTACTCCCCAGCTGTGGCAAATGCCAACATAATTACATCtccatatttacattaaaaaggaCAACTCTAAAAGGGACCAGTCTTGGTTAGTGAGCCTCAAACTTTCTGGTTTTTCCTCAACTGTTCCTTTTATTGATGCTAGCCAAACTCAAACTCTCCCTCAACAAAGGAAAATGCGTTGTATCATAGAATAAAATGGACCAAGTCCTTAAAGGTCTCAACCCTGTCTCTCCTGGAAATTAAACATACAATCAGTGTTTTGTATCCAAGTACTCCACAGTCATTCAGGCAAAAAGAGGAAGAATGGAAGAACAGATAAAAAGGTTACTGTGCAAAGTCACCCCAGCATGCATGTCAAGTCTGTACTCAGGGGGTGGGGGCCTCGTACGTCAGCAGCTCAGCATTCAGTGTCAGGGTCAAGACATCCTGTTTTCAGTACCTAGAGAGGGCATAACTGCCAGAAAAAGTAAATGGCTCTGCATGTCCTGATTCATGACTGGTtttggctgggcttccctgatagctcagttagtaagacccctgttcgattcctgggttgggaagatctactggagaagagataggctacccactccagtattcttgggcttcccttgtggctcagctggtaaagaatccacctgcaatacgggagacctgggttcgatccctgggttggaaaaatcccctgcagaagagaaaggttacccagtccagtattctggcctggagaaagtCCAAAgcgacagacatgactgaatgactttcacttggCTGGGTGCAGATCCCAAACTACTGAAAAAGACTACGGAGAGACACAGGCTTGTACCACCCTGCTGAGCTCGTTTCTTCCTAATGCAATTTATGCCACAGCGACTAGAGGAGAAAACTGTTCTTACCTGAATGAAATGGGTGACCACATGGATATAGGCCCCCGCAGCCGCCACAAACATACAGAGAGCAAAACTGGCATAAACCTTCTTCAGGTGCTGCTGTGTCGAGGGGGTTCTAGGAAAGAAGGTTAATAATGGCCATCACTCCAGGACCAATCTATTCTCTAAGCTAAGaataattttccttcttctcAGGGAATATATGAAAGTTTTAATACaataaagaaagaacagaaaatcttaaattcTGAGGAAGGCCCCACAGCCCAGAATTAACAATCAGTACCCAAACTATAATAACT
It includes:
- the TMBIM6 gene encoding bax inhibitor 1 codes for the protein MNIFDRKINFDALFKFSHITPSTQQHLKKVYASFALCMFVAAAGAYIHVVTHFIQAGLLSALGSLGLMIWLMATPHSHETEQKRLGLLAGFAFLTGVGLGPALDLCIAINPSILPTAFMGTAMIFTCFTLSALYARRRSYLFLGGILMSAMSLMLLSSLGNLFFGSVWLFQANLYMGLVVMCGFVLFDTQLIIEKAENGDKDYIWHCVDLFLDFVTLFRKLMMILAMNEKDKKKKK